A genomic stretch from Thermodesulfobacteriota bacterium includes:
- a CDS encoding glutamate synthase subunit beta has translation MGDPTGFMEYKRELEPDRSPSERLKDWKEFHKHLPDEKLKIQGARCMDCGIPFCQTGTMINGMTSGCPVNNLIPEWNDLVYRGLWREALERLHKTNNFPEFTGRVCPAPCEGSCVLGISEPPVTIKNIECTIIDKGFEEGWVLPEIPESRTGKKVAVVGSGPAGLACAAQLNKAGHLVTVFERDDRIGGLLMYGIPNPHLDKYVVERRVNLIRESGVEFITNTEVGKDYPADRLLKEYDAVVICTGSTKPRDLPVAGRELKGVHFAMEFLKANTKSLLDSGHRDGNYISARDKDVIVLGGGDTGTDCVATAMRHGCRSLLQFEILPQPPLRRAPDNPWPQWPRVYTLSYGQEEAMAVFGEDPRKYQVLTTKFSGDAEGNVKELHTIRIEWVTSENGRPSFREVPGTEKVWSADLVFLALGFLGPEDDLLQQLNIERDDRTNAKAEYGKYRTNIEGVFAAGDARRGQSLIVWAINEGREAARECDRYLMGTTVLP, from the coding sequence ATGGGTGACCCTACTGGTTTTATGGAATACAAGAGAGAGCTGGAGCCCGACCGCTCCCCTTCGGAGCGCCTGAAGGACTGGAAGGAGTTTCACAAGCACCTTCCGGACGAGAAGCTCAAAATTCAGGGGGCGCGCTGCATGGACTGCGGCATCCCTTTCTGCCAGACAGGGACAATGATAAACGGCATGACCTCGGGCTGCCCGGTGAATAACCTCATCCCGGAGTGGAACGACCTCGTATACAGGGGGCTCTGGCGCGAGGCGCTCGAGCGTCTTCACAAGACGAATAACTTTCCGGAGTTTACGGGGAGGGTGTGCCCGGCTCCGTGCGAGGGGTCGTGCGTGCTCGGGATAAGTGAGCCCCCGGTCACGATAAAGAACATCGAATGCACGATAATAGATAAAGGTTTCGAGGAAGGATGGGTCCTCCCCGAGATCCCGGAATCGAGGACGGGGAAGAAGGTCGCCGTCGTGGGCTCGGGCCCCGCGGGGCTTGCCTGCGCCGCCCAGCTCAACAAGGCCGGGCACCTCGTCACCGTTTTCGAGAGGGACGACAGGATAGGCGGGCTCCTCATGTACGGCATCCCGAACCCTCACCTCGATAAGTACGTAGTCGAACGGAGGGTCAATCTCATCCGCGAGAGCGGCGTCGAGTTTATCACCAACACCGAGGTGGGGAAGGACTATCCCGCCGACAGGCTCTTAAAGGAATACGACGCCGTCGTTATATGCACGGGGTCTACAAAGCCGCGCGATCTGCCGGTTGCGGGGAGGGAGCTAAAGGGCGTTCACTTCGCCATGGAGTTTCTGAAGGCCAACACCAAGAGTCTTTTGGACAGCGGCCACCGCGACGGCAACTACATATCCGCCAGGGACAAGGACGTCATAGTCCTCGGCGGCGGCGACACGGGTACCGACTGCGTCGCCACGGCCATGCGCCACGGTTGCAGGAGCCTCCTTCAGTTCGAGATTCTGCCGCAGCCTCCTCTCAGGAGGGCGCCCGACAACCCCTGGCCGCAGTGGCCGAGGGTGTATACGCTCAGCTACGGTCAGGAAGAGGCCATGGCCGTTTTCGGCGAAGACCCGAGGAAGTACCAGGTGCTTACGACAAAGTTCTCGGGCGACGCCGAGGGCAACGTAAAGGAGCTTCACACGATCCGCATCGAGTGGGTAACGAGCGAGAACGGAAGGCCTTCTTTCAGGGAGGTTCCCGGGACCGAAAAAGTTTGGTCCGCAGATCTCGTATTCCTCGCGCTCGGATTCCTCGGCCCCGAGGACGATCTCCTTCAGCAATTGAATATAGAGCGTGACGATAGGACCAACGCCAAGGCCGAGTACGGAAAATACAGGACCAACATCGAAGGGGTGTTCGCCGCCGGCGACGCCCGCCGCGGTCAGAGCCTCATCGTCTGGGCCATCAACGAAGGGCGTGAAGCCGCGAGGGAATGCGACCGCTATCTCATGGGCACAACGGTTCTGCCCTGA
- a CDS encoding response regulator produces the protein MEQVLTLEEAAQYLKVAKPTLYRLLEDGKIPAFKVGNQWRFTKELIDKWLWDQLPKKKKILMLNDDELVPTELKRVIGSEGHDIVTFTGSREIDGLLDDTAFDIVLLDLTLPDPGGLELLREIKKLRSDLPVVIMTGYPDSELLNQALDLGPISVLKKPVGRKHLVDLLSILAAPPRGPGRGKKQAAAAD, from the coding sequence ATGGAACAAGTTCTGACTCTGGAAGAGGCGGCGCAGTATCTTAAGGTAGCCAAGCCGACGCTTTACAGACTGCTCGAAGACGGGAAGATACCGGCGTTCAAGGTCGGGAATCAGTGGCGGTTCACGAAGGAGCTTATCGATAAATGGCTCTGGGATCAATTGCCAAAAAAGAAGAAAATATTAATGCTGAACGACGACGAGCTGGTTCCGACAGAGCTTAAAAGGGTTATAGGCTCGGAAGGGCACGACATCGTAACGTTCACCGGCAGCCGGGAGATAGACGGACTCCTGGACGATACGGCTTTCGATATCGTTCTTCTCGACCTTACGCTCCCCGACCCGGGCGGCCTCGAGCTGCTGCGGGAAATAAAGAAGCTGAGGAGCGATCTGCCCGTAGTCATAATGACCGGATATCCCGACAGCGAGCTCCTGAACCAGGCCCTAGATCTCGGGCCGATATCCGTTCTGAAGAAGCCCGTCGGCAGGAAGCATCTGGTTGATCTGTTATCCATTCTCGCCGCCCCGCCGCGGGGCCCGGGCAGGGGCAAGAAGCAGGCCGCAGCCGCGGACTGA
- the bioB gene encoding biotin synthase BioB, whose product MLGVVSEKLLVREEPITFEEALRLHELPGSDLADLISLARKVTLKYKGDGVFLRSIISGQTGNCPEDCSFCSQSAHYDTEVNAHPLMAAEKILLAAKQSEKMGAMDFCIVISAKGPTPRIFKKVLEAVDLLRENTGLKIGCSLGDLKEEQAYELKEHGVWRYNHNLETCRSYFPNICTTHTYDDRLQTAYLVKKVGMNLCCGGILGLGESTTQRFELAFELRDLGPSWVPINFLNPRPGTPFENLPTVPALEAVKTIAIFRLILPDKILMTAGGREVTLRDMQAMGILAGANAMILGNYLTTPGRSPEEDLRMLDDLEMPVRRDVN is encoded by the coding sequence ATCCTAGGCGTTGTATCCGAAAAACTCCTTGTAAGGGAAGAGCCTATTACGTTCGAAGAGGCGCTCCGGTTGCATGAGCTGCCCGGCTCGGATCTTGCCGACCTCATTTCCCTTGCCAGGAAAGTTACGCTTAAATACAAGGGCGACGGGGTATTTTTGCGCTCCATCATAAGCGGCCAGACGGGTAATTGCCCGGAGGATTGCTCCTTTTGCTCACAGTCGGCGCATTACGACACCGAGGTAAACGCCCATCCCCTCATGGCCGCTGAAAAGATACTCCTTGCGGCAAAGCAGTCCGAAAAAATGGGTGCCATGGATTTCTGCATAGTCATAAGCGCCAAGGGGCCGACCCCGAGGATTTTCAAGAAGGTGCTCGAAGCTGTGGACCTTCTCCGCGAGAACACCGGCCTCAAGATCGGCTGCTCGCTCGGCGACCTCAAGGAAGAACAGGCCTACGAGCTTAAAGAGCACGGGGTATGGCGTTACAACCACAACCTCGAAACCTGCAGGAGCTACTTTCCCAATATTTGCACGACGCACACCTACGACGACAGACTCCAAACCGCTTATCTCGTAAAGAAGGTCGGTATGAATCTCTGCTGCGGCGGGATACTGGGCCTCGGAGAATCCACCACGCAGAGGTTCGAGCTCGCGTTCGAGCTGCGGGATCTCGGGCCGAGCTGGGTGCCGATTAACTTCTTGAATCCGCGTCCGGGCACTCCGTTCGAGAATCTTCCCACGGTGCCCGCGCTCGAGGCGGTGAAGACCATCGCGATCTTCAGGCTGATACTCCCCGACAAAATACTCATGACGGCGGGCGGCAGGGAAGTCACCCTCCGGGACATGCAGGCCATGGGCATACTCGCCGGGGCCAACGCGATGATTCTCGGGAACTATCTCACCACGCCGGGACGCTCGCCGGAAGAAGACCTCAGAATGCTCGACGACCTCGAAATGCCGGTCAGAAGAGACGTAAACTGA
- a CDS encoding aldehyde dehydrogenase family protein produces the protein MLRKYGLFINGKETDAVSGKTYVRENPATEEPLAEIAEAGKEDVDKAVASAQAAFEKWSKVPVAERLKIIRSVADGLEKEREKLALTNTLETGKPIRESRLVETAGAIRTLEYYAGAGTLLNGESIMVSDSQMTVTVKEPLGVAAQIIPWNFPLLLSFWKISAALAAGCTIVLKPAEHTPCGILEAARICSEAGLPDGVLNVVPGEGAVTGRALVSHPGVAKVAFTGSTEVGREVMKAGSETVKRVTLELGGKAPCIVFDDAEIDNMIEAGLRGGFFNQGENCTAITKLLLHEDIYDKFLPSFIDRVKKIRVGDPLDDKTELGAVISKEHFERVGSYFEKGVEEGGQVLHGGGRPAHLKKGYFFEPTVIADVEPDATIACEEIFGPIVAVIPFKTEEEAVKIANNTVYGLAGGVWTRDIKRALRVAKAVKAGYVWVNTYGGIIPEVPYGGFKQSGVGKELGPDGLDMYLETKAINIFTGDKIPSWYGG, from the coding sequence ATGCTCAGAAAATACGGCCTCTTTATAAACGGAAAGGAAACTGACGCCGTTTCGGGGAAGACATACGTCAGGGAGAATCCGGCCACGGAAGAGCCCCTGGCCGAGATCGCCGAAGCCGGGAAGGAGGACGTGGACAAGGCCGTCGCCTCCGCACAGGCCGCATTCGAAAAGTGGTCGAAGGTGCCCGTAGCCGAGCGTCTCAAGATAATCCGCAGTGTGGCCGACGGACTCGAAAAGGAGAGGGAGAAGCTCGCCCTCACTAACACGCTCGAAACCGGAAAGCCTATACGCGAGAGCAGACTCGTCGAGACCGCCGGCGCGATCAGGACGCTCGAATACTATGCCGGAGCGGGCACACTCCTTAACGGCGAGAGCATCATGGTATCGGACAGTCAGATGACCGTGACCGTCAAGGAGCCGCTCGGAGTAGCGGCGCAGATAATCCCCTGGAACTTCCCCCTCCTGCTTTCGTTCTGGAAGATATCCGCTGCGCTGGCCGCCGGATGCACCATAGTTCTGAAACCTGCCGAGCACACCCCGTGCGGCATACTCGAGGCCGCCAGGATATGCAGCGAGGCCGGGCTCCCCGACGGAGTGCTCAACGTCGTTCCGGGGGAAGGCGCAGTCACCGGACGGGCGCTCGTTTCCCATCCCGGTGTGGCCAAGGTCGCCTTTACGGGCTCGACCGAGGTGGGAAGAGAGGTGATGAAGGCGGGCTCTGAAACCGTAAAGCGCGTCACTCTGGAGCTCGGCGGGAAGGCGCCCTGCATTGTCTTCGACGACGCCGAGATAGACAACATGATAGAGGCAGGGCTCAGAGGGGGCTTTTTCAACCAGGGCGAGAACTGCACGGCCATAACGAAGCTCCTACTCCACGAGGACATATACGACAAATTCCTGCCGTCCTTCATCGACAGGGTAAAGAAAATACGCGTGGGCGACCCGCTCGACGACAAGACCGAGCTCGGCGCCGTAATATCGAAGGAGCATTTCGAGAGGGTGGGCTCTTATTTCGAGAAGGGAGTCGAGGAAGGCGGCCAGGTTCTCCACGGAGGGGGAAGACCCGCACACCTCAAGAAAGGATACTTCTTCGAGCCCACGGTAATCGCCGACGTCGAGCCCGACGCAACGATCGCGTGCGAGGAGATATTCGGCCCTATAGTGGCCGTCATACCGTTCAAGACCGAAGAGGAAGCCGTAAAGATAGCCAACAATACCGTCTACGGGCTTGCGGGCGGGGTGTGGACGCGGGACATAAAGAGGGCTCTCAGGGTCGCAAAAGCCGTAAAGGCCGGGTACGTATGGGTCAACACTTACGGAGGCATAATCCCCGAGGTGCCCTACGGTGGATTCAAACAGAGCGGTGTAGGGAAAGAGCTCGGCCCGGACGGCCTCGACATGTACCTCGAAACCAAGGCCATAAACATCTTCACGGGCGATAAAATTCCGTCGTGGTACGGGGGATAA